A region of uncultured Desulfobacter sp. DNA encodes the following proteins:
- a CDS encoding ABC transporter permease, producing the protein MEEIIISTIQRTMVAGTPLLLATTGEVICERAGILNLGVEGVMAIGAVTAFIVTMTTGHPWLGVLAAMAAGFAVSLIHAVASVTLQANQVVSGLALTMLGLGMSGMMGKPYVGRPLAIKMNDVAIPFLSDLPWIGKAIFDQSPFFYLAIILAMAAWFFLEFTRMGIQIRSTGENPKATETQGVNVSFLRYACVLVGGVFSALAGAHLSISYSSSWVEGMTAGRGWIAIALTIFALWNPGRAIFASFIFGGIFVLQYLLQPLGISPNFLAMLPYLSTLAILLGISFKDPRRLNAPAWLGAAYKRGER; encoded by the coding sequence ATGGAAGAAATCATCATTTCAACAATTCAAAGAACCATGGTGGCAGGTACGCCGCTGCTTTTAGCCACAACCGGCGAGGTTATCTGCGAGAGGGCCGGAATCCTTAACCTCGGTGTGGAAGGTGTTATGGCCATCGGTGCTGTCACGGCCTTTATTGTCACCATGACCACGGGGCATCCCTGGCTTGGCGTCCTTGCGGCCATGGCTGCGGGCTTTGCCGTCTCCCTGATCCATGCCGTGGCCTCGGTGACGCTGCAGGCCAACCAGGTGGTCTCCGGTCTTGCCCTGACCATGCTGGGTCTGGGAATGTCCGGCATGATGGGCAAGCCCTATGTGGGGCGCCCTTTGGCCATTAAAATGAATGATGTGGCCATTCCCTTTTTGTCTGACCTGCCCTGGATTGGAAAAGCCATCTTTGACCAGAGTCCCTTTTTTTACCTGGCCATTATCCTGGCCATGGCCGCCTGGTTTTTCCTGGAATTCACCCGCATGGGGATTCAGATCAGATCAACCGGAGAAAACCCCAAGGCCACGGAAACCCAAGGGGTGAATGTCTCTTTTCTTCGCTATGCCTGCGTTCTTGTGGGCGGTGTTTTCTCTGCCCTTGCCGGGGCCCATCTGTCCATCTCCTATTCATCCTCCTGGGTGGAGGGGATGACCGCCGGCCGCGGCTGGATTGCCATTGCCCTGACCATATTTGCCCTGTGGAACCCGGGCAGGGCCATTTTTGCCTCATTCATCTTTGGCGGCATTTTTGTACTCCAATACCTGCTCCAGCCCCTTGGGATCTCGCCTAATTTTCTGGCCATGCTGCCCTATTTATCCACCCTTGCCATCCTCCTGGGTATCTCCTTTAAAGATCCAAGACGGCTCAATGCCCCGGCCTGGCTGGGAGCGGCCTATAAACGGGGCGAGCGATAA
- a CDS encoding DUF3334 family protein, whose protein sequence is MGISINQSIDSIAQIFLKTTQSTLRKSTGKKITYATTIQKIPKISMMPDLTCFVQFEGDYMGLVVFNFSDEAAFEIYRQYMITMGMPENELAASISDPEVADTMGEITNQLMGHMIKAVEEKYNLNAYFGQPKALTLSSAITLSINDTYTENRRLAFKISNYTFRIEIAMEDSEFIDVTKL, encoded by the coding sequence ATGGGAATTTCAATCAACCAGTCCATCGACAGTATTGCCCAAATTTTTTTGAAAACCACCCAGAGCACACTGAGAAAAAGCACCGGCAAAAAAATAACTTACGCCACCACCATTCAAAAAATCCCCAAAATATCCATGATGCCTGACTTGACCTGCTTTGTTCAGTTTGAAGGCGACTATATGGGGCTTGTGGTTTTTAACTTCAGTGATGAGGCTGCCTTTGAAATTTACAGGCAGTACATGATCACCATGGGTATGCCCGAGAATGAGCTGGCCGCCTCCATTTCCGATCCTGAAGTGGCGGATACCATGGGGGAAATTACGAACCAGCTCATGGGCCATATGATAAAAGCAGTTGAAGAAAAATATAACCTGAACGCTTATTTCGGCCAACCCAAAGCCTTGACCTTAAGTTCGGCCATCACCTTGTCCATTAACGACACATACACTGAAAACCGGCGTCTCGCCTTTAAAATCAGCAACTATACCTTCCGCATTGAAATAGCCATGGAAGACTCTGAATTTATAGATGTAACCAAACTATGA
- a CDS encoding M48 family metalloprotease — protein sequence MRQFKQTVSFILTIVLLCPGTTFAISIPDELKLGKEYLQLIEDKGIILHDPVAQKMIDIVGNAIVKPLPPQPFHFDFFMIDDDSFNAFATPAANIFVHRGLIASLDNMDEFAGILAHEIGHAVGRHVSQAIDRSKIVAAGSIAGIVAGILVGAAAGSSEAGQALTIGSMAAGQSAMLTFTRENETEADQKAVLFLEKTGYSPQGILDSLSKIRQTDYQGIENIPDYFKTHPGTASRVSHLSGILADYKPGPDKPAPAKNFDYSMVKYRVIGLYSDTDTFIPKIEIALQNDPDNVSLHYGLGLLYGRTTRISEGLEQLNKALAKDPFEPMILLELGRLCIRNTESPRAETILDSIADDPLLGDWAIFYRSIAQIENGNLPAAQKGLEHVVGNGKPGFEKANYHLAEIMSRQSKQALSHYYLGVYYARIRDEQNAVRQLKRALATLDDEKMLEKAQNELENLKGKGNTGGRQDGRM from the coding sequence ATGCGACAATTCAAACAGACTGTAAGCTTCATTCTGACCATTGTTCTTCTGTGCCCCGGCACCACCTTTGCCATCTCCATTCCCGATGAACTCAAACTTGGCAAGGAATACCTGCAACTTATCGAAGATAAAGGTATCATCCTTCATGACCCTGTTGCCCAGAAGATGATCGATATTGTGGGAAACGCCATTGTCAAACCACTGCCGCCCCAACCCTTCCATTTTGACTTTTTCATGATTGATGACGACTCCTTTAATGCCTTTGCCACCCCGGCTGCCAATATTTTTGTGCACCGTGGATTAATTGCCTCCCTGGATAATATGGACGAGTTTGCAGGCATTCTGGCCCATGAAATCGGTCATGCCGTGGGCAGACACGTGTCCCAGGCCATTGACCGCTCAAAAATCGTGGCCGCCGGCAGCATAGCCGGAATCGTGGCCGGTATTCTGGTGGGAGCCGCAGCCGGCAGCTCCGAAGCAGGACAGGCCCTGACCATTGGGTCCATGGCTGCCGGACAGTCGGCCATGCTGACCTTTACCCGGGAAAATGAAACCGAAGCCGACCAGAAGGCGGTTCTTTTTCTTGAAAAGACAGGATATTCACCCCAGGGGATACTGGACAGTCTTTCCAAGATCAGACAGACGGATTACCAGGGCATTGAAAATATTCCCGATTACTTTAAAACCCATCCGGGCACAGCATCCAGGGTCTCCCATTTATCTGGCATCCTGGCAGACTATAAACCAGGGCCGGATAAACCAGCACCTGCCAAAAATTTTGACTACAGCATGGTCAAATACCGGGTGATTGGACTTTACAGTGACACTGACACCTTTATCCCCAAAATTGAAATTGCCCTGCAAAATGATCCGGACAATGTGTCGCTTCACTATGGGTTAGGCCTGTTATACGGACGGACCACACGGATAAGCGAGGGACTCGAACAGCTCAACAAAGCCTTGGCCAAAGATCCGTTTGAGCCCATGATCCTTTTGGAACTGGGCCGGCTTTGCATCCGAAACACGGAATCCCCCCGGGCTGAAACGATTTTGGACAGTATCGCCGACGATCCTCTGCTGGGGGACTGGGCCATCTTCTACCGCAGCATTGCCCAGATTGAAAACGGCAACCTGCCGGCAGCCCAAAAGGGACTTGAACACGTCGTTGGAAACGGCAAACCAGGATTTGAAAAAGCCAATTACCACCTGGCGGAGATCATGTCCAGACAGTCAAAACAGGCATTGTCCCACTATTATCTCGGGGTCTATTATGCCCGGATCCGCGATGAACAAAATGCCGTCCGCCAGCTTAAACGTGCCCTGGCCACCCTGGACGACGAAAAGATGCTGGAAAAAGCCCAAAACGAACTGGAGAACCTGAAAGGCAAGGGCAATACCGGGGGAAGACAAGACGGTCGAATGTAG
- the pta gene encoding phosphate acetyltransferase — protein MANSLYITPTEIRSGKSLIVLGIMQLLLKDIRIVGFFRPIINPHEKGARDHDIDLVLSNFNIGLEYEETYAYTLEEAKQMVNSGRQAEMMKTILDKYKALEEKSRFVLCEGTDFATGSEAFEFDINAEIIADLGCPALVVSNGYAKAAEQVISSCRLVVESLCHKGVDVLAVMVNRVAPDSLDSLKIALDQAIDRPEVLVYTIPETQALNRPSFRDLIPAVDAQVLYGQQALENQFAECVIAAMLAPNFLEHVKKDCLVITAGDRSSIVITCIASRLSMAYPDIAGILITGSIPIPDSIIRLIQGWKDLPVPILQTPMDTHAALRAVDHIHGRISPKDPQRIALALGIFEANVDAGPLRQRLAARKSVRITPQMFEYSLIEKAKKDRQHIVLPEGNSDRILKAADILLRRSFCDITILGKSDAVERRAKELGLNLSQARIIQPDASPWLEDYARTYFELRKHKGVTLDLARDTMTDPSYFGTMMVQKGNAHGMVSGSVNTTAHTILPAFQIIKTLPGATIVSSVFLMCLKDRVLVFGDCAVNPNPTASQLAEIAVTSAQTASIFGIEPRVAMLSYSTGSSGTGADVDKVIQATAMAREKAPHLPIEGPIQYDAAIDPSVAMTKLPDSQVAGRATVFIFPDLNTGNNTYKAVQRASEKAVAIGPVLQGLKRPINDLSRGCTVPDIINTVAITAIQAQAVKAQI, from the coding sequence ATGGCTAACAGTCTTTACATCACGCCCACGGAAATCCGCAGCGGTAAATCCCTCATCGTTCTTGGCATCATGCAGCTGTTGCTCAAAGATATCCGTATCGTGGGATTTTTCAGACCCATTATCAATCCCCATGAAAAAGGGGCCAGGGACCATGATATCGATCTGGTTCTTTCCAACTTTAATATCGGCCTGGAATATGAGGAAACCTACGCGTATACCCTGGAAGAGGCCAAGCAGATGGTCAACTCAGGTCGCCAGGCAGAGATGATGAAAACCATCTTGGACAAATATAAGGCCCTTGAGGAAAAAAGCCGATTTGTTTTGTGTGAGGGCACTGATTTCGCAACAGGCTCCGAGGCCTTTGAATTTGATATAAATGCCGAAATTATCGCAGACCTGGGGTGCCCTGCCCTGGTGGTCTCAAATGGCTATGCAAAGGCTGCCGAACAGGTAATAAGCTCGTGCAGGCTTGTTGTGGAAAGCCTATGTCACAAGGGCGTAGATGTCCTGGCCGTGATGGTTAACCGGGTGGCGCCCGACTCTTTGGACAGCCTGAAAATCGCTTTGGATCAGGCAATTGACCGACCCGAAGTCCTGGTTTATACCATTCCCGAAACCCAAGCGTTGAACCGCCCTTCGTTCCGGGACCTGATTCCGGCCGTGGATGCCCAGGTCCTGTATGGTCAGCAGGCCCTGGAAAATCAGTTTGCAGAATGTGTCATCGCGGCCATGCTGGCCCCCAATTTTCTGGAACATGTAAAAAAAGACTGCCTGGTGATCACTGCCGGGGATCGATCCAGCATTGTGATCACCTGTATAGCCTCCCGGCTTTCCATGGCCTATCCCGATATTGCAGGCATCCTGATCACCGGAAGCATTCCCATTCCCGACTCCATCATTCGACTCATCCAGGGATGGAAGGACCTGCCGGTCCCCATTCTCCAGACCCCCATGGATACCCATGCGGCGCTCAGGGCTGTTGACCATATCCACGGCAGGATTTCTCCCAAAGATCCCCAACGCATTGCCCTGGCTCTAGGTATTTTTGAGGCCAATGTGGATGCAGGTCCTTTAAGGCAGCGTCTGGCAGCCAGGAAGTCGGTACGCATCACGCCGCAGATGTTTGAATACAGCCTGATTGAGAAGGCCAAAAAAGATCGCCAGCATATTGTGCTGCCCGAAGGAAACAGTGACAGAATTCTTAAAGCGGCGGATATTCTTCTGCGGCGTTCATTCTGCGATATTACCATTTTAGGCAAGTCTGACGCCGTTGAGCGCAGGGCCAAAGAACTGGGGCTCAACCTGTCCCAGGCCCGGATTATCCAGCCCGACGCCAGTCCCTGGCTGGAGGATTATGCCCGGACCTATTTTGAATTGCGCAAACACAAGGGCGTGACCCTGGACTTGGCCAGGGACACCATGACAGACCCTTCGTATTTCGGCACCATGATGGTACAGAAAGGCAATGCCCACGGCATGGTGTCAGGCTCGGTGAACACCACGGCCCACACCATTCTTCCGGCATTCCAGATTATCAAAACCCTGCCCGGCGCAACCATCGTCTCCTCTGTGTTCCTCATGTGCCTGAAAGACAGGGTACTGGTCTTTGGCGACTGCGCCGTCAACCCCAACCCCACAGCATCCCAGCTGGCCGAAATTGCGGTGACGTCAGCCCAAACCGCATCCATTTTCGGCATTGAACCCCGTGTGGCCATGCTCTCCTATTCCACGGGATCTTCAGGAACGGGCGCTGATGTGGACAAGGTGATCCAGGCCACGGCAATGGCCCGGGAAAAGGCCCCGCACCTTCCCATTGAAGGCCCCATCCAATATGATGCCGCCATTGACCCGTCCGTGGCCATGACCAAACTGCCCGATTCCCAGGTGGCCGGCCGGGCCACCGTATTTATTTTTCCGGATCTGAACACCGGGAACAACACCTATAAGGCTGTCCAGCGGGCCTCGGAAAAGGCTGTGGCCATCGGTCCCGTGCTCCAGGGACTGAAGCGGCCCATTAATGATTTAAGCAGGGGATGTACAGTGCCAGACATCATAAACACAGTGGCGATAACAGCCATCCAGGCCCAGGCCGTAAAAGCGCAAATTTAA
- a CDS encoding ABC transporter ATP-binding protein has protein sequence MTQLQKNSLLYLENIYKRYGRKTILDDIDLAVTPKELITLVGPSGCGKSTLLRLILGQEFPSAGTLLIDGKFPGFPDKTRGIVYQKYSLFPHLTVIENVMAGSNLSLGFFERRKRKKILTDEAVFYLEKVRLKDHLNKYPHELSGGMRQRVAIAQSLIMKPRILLMDEPFGALDPGTRESMQMFLLELWEELGMTIFFVTHDLEEAAFLGTRLLVLSQYYTDDRGQDDPSRGAKLVCDFELSRHANPTCVKKEAQFGELIQMVRHQGFDPEYRQHAKDFDLRHPNSFRTLRKEEYSPESHSN, from the coding sequence ATGACTCAATTGCAGAAAAACAGCCTCTTATATCTTGAAAACATTTATAAAAGATACGGCAGAAAAACCATACTGGACGATATCGACCTGGCTGTGACACCAAAAGAACTGATCACCCTGGTCGGTCCCAGCGGATGCGGCAAATCCACCTTGCTGCGGCTGATTCTCGGGCAGGAATTTCCTTCGGCCGGCACCCTGCTGATTGACGGCAAATTCCCGGGCTTTCCGGATAAGACCAGGGGCATTGTCTATCAGAAATACTCTTTGTTTCCCCATCTTACGGTCATTGAAAATGTCATGGCCGGGTCCAATTTAAGCCTGGGATTCTTTGAGCGGCGGAAAAGAAAGAAAATCCTGACGGATGAGGCGGTTTTTTATCTTGAAAAGGTCCGGCTTAAGGATCACCTGAACAAATACCCCCATGAACTGTCCGGCGGAATGCGTCAGCGGGTTGCCATTGCCCAGTCTTTAATCATGAAACCCCGGATTCTTCTCATGGATGAACCGTTTGGCGCCCTTGATCCGGGTACCCGGGAGAGCATGCAGATGTTTCTCCTTGAACTGTGGGAGGAACTGGGAATGACCATATTTTTTGTCACCCACGATCTGGAGGAGGCGGCATTCTTAGGCACAAGGCTTCTGGTGCTCTCCCAGTACTACACCGATGACCGGGGCCAAGACGATCCGTCACGGGGGGCAAAACTGGTTTGCGACTTTGAACTGTCAAGGCATGCCAACCCCACCTGCGTCAAAAAAGAAGCACAGTTCGGCGAGCTCATTCAGATGGTCAGGCACCAGGGATTTGACCCGGAGTACCGCCAGCATGCCAAAGACTTTGACCTAAGACACCCCAATTCATTTAGAACCCTTCGAAAAGAAGAGTATTCACCGGAAAGTCATTCAAATTAA
- a CDS encoding ABC transporter permease subunit, giving the protein MDSKKATTNDKTIAIARIPQFLGLHAKPSVPLSWFLVLIPFIFLICIYMLSSDIRHKKNPSDKILPSITQMATAMKRAAFEQNKRTGEYQLWTDTAVSLKRIGIGLSASALCGLFLGLHLGLLPGIRKLLLPFTTFVSIIPPLAVLPILFVVFGVDELAKVILIFIGTFPMISRDIYLAVSRIPEEQIIKSLTLGASQPAVAFRVIVPQIMPKLIDTIRINMGPAWLFLIASEAIAATSGLGYRVFLVRRYLAMDMIIPYVLWIVLIGLLIDWGLKSIVRYRYGWYLVARE; this is encoded by the coding sequence ATGGATAGCAAGAAGGCAACGACAAACGATAAAACGATTGCCATAGCAAGAATTCCCCAGTTTTTAGGGTTGCATGCCAAACCTTCGGTGCCGCTTTCCTGGTTCCTTGTCCTGATTCCTTTTATTTTTCTGATCTGTATTTATATGCTCTCTTCAGATATACGGCACAAAAAAAATCCGTCCGATAAAATCCTTCCCTCCATCACCCAAATGGCAACGGCAATGAAACGGGCGGCGTTTGAGCAAAATAAAAGAACCGGTGAGTATCAATTGTGGACCGATACGGCGGTAAGTTTAAAACGAATCGGTATCGGGTTGTCGGCATCGGCCCTGTGCGGCCTGTTTTTAGGGCTTCATCTGGGACTGTTGCCGGGTATCAGAAAGCTGCTGTTACCCTTTACCACATTTGTGTCGATTATCCCTCCTCTGGCTGTTCTGCCGATTCTTTTCGTTGTCTTTGGCGTGGATGAACTGGCCAAGGTGATCTTGATATTTATCGGCACCTTTCCCATGATTTCCCGAGACATCTATCTTGCTGTGAGCAGAATACCCGAAGAGCAGATAATAAAGTCGCTGACACTGGGGGCATCCCAGCCGGCCGTTGCCTTCAGGGTCATTGTGCCCCAGATCATGCCCAAACTCATAGATACCATCCGGATCAACATGGGGCCTGCCTGGCTTTTTCTGATCGCATCCGAAGCCATTGCCGCCACCTCCGGCCTGGGATACCGGGTTTTCCTGGTCAGGCGCTATCTGGCCATGGATATGATCATCCCCTATGTTCTTTGGATCGTTCTGATCGGTCTTCTCATCGACTGGGGGCTTAAATCCATTGTCCGTTACAGGTATGGGTGGTATCTTGTGGCCAGAGAATAA
- a CDS encoding putative urea ABC transporter substrate-binding protein — translation MKKQLFIFACLLIFGMSTAAFAQNTYKIAWSHYTGWEPWAFIQESGIADKWAKKYGIEKIDIVLINDYIESINMYTAGQFDGCAMTNMDALTIPGVGGVDSTVLIIGDFSNGNDGIVLKNGTSVKDMKGRKVRLVELSVSHYLLTRALDMNQMTERDLTVVNTSDADIAGLFITESEKDSKAAVCTWNPPLMQVRNVKDAELVFDSSRIPGEIIDCLVVQSDAPENLKKALTGAWFEAMQVMSSHTKEGKDAVDAMAKAAGGTLAEFKAQLKTTHMYYSAQDAVAFAKGDKLKETMEYVRTFSFDHGLYGNGAPDKDLVGMVFPDGSVLGESNNIKLRFDASFMQMAAENKL, via the coding sequence ATGAAAAAGCAACTCTTTATCTTTGCATGTCTTCTGATTTTCGGCATGAGTACTGCCGCTTTTGCCCAAAATACCTATAAAATCGCCTGGTCCCACTATACCGGCTGGGAACCCTGGGCCTTTATCCAGGAGTCGGGGATTGCGGACAAATGGGCAAAAAAATACGGCATTGAAAAAATCGACATTGTGCTCATCAACGATTACATTGAAAGCATCAATATGTACACCGCCGGGCAGTTTGACGGATGTGCCATGACCAATATGGACGCATTGACCATCCCCGGCGTTGGGGGTGTGGATTCTACGGTCCTGATTATCGGTGATTTCTCCAACGGCAATGACGGCATTGTTTTGAAAAACGGCACCAGCGTAAAAGATATGAAAGGACGAAAAGTCAGGCTTGTGGAGCTTTCCGTATCCCACTACCTGTTGACCCGGGCCCTGGACATGAACCAGATGACGGAGCGGGATTTGACCGTTGTGAACACCAGTGATGCAGACATCGCAGGCCTTTTTATCACGGAATCCGAAAAAGATTCCAAAGCCGCGGTCTGCACATGGAATCCTCCGCTCATGCAGGTCAGGAATGTCAAGGATGCCGAACTGGTGTTTGATTCTTCCCGGATTCCCGGTGAAATCATTGATTGCCTTGTTGTGCAAAGCGATGCTCCGGAGAATTTAAAAAAAGCCCTGACCGGTGCTTGGTTTGAGGCCATGCAGGTGATGTCAAGCCACACCAAGGAGGGAAAGGACGCCGTCGATGCCATGGCAAAAGCCGCCGGCGGCACCCTGGCCGAATTTAAAGCCCAGCTGAAAACCACCCATATGTATTATTCTGCCCAGGATGCGGTGGCATTTGCCAAAGGCGATAAGCTCAAGGAAACCATGGAGTATGTCAGAACCTTCAGTTTTGACCATGGGCTGTACGGAAACGGTGCGCCGGACAAAGATCTGGTGGGTATGGTGTTTCCCGACGGCTCGGTGCTCGGGGAGAGCAACAACATCAAACTGCGTTTTGATGCCTCATTTATGCAAATGGCCGCAGAAAACAAGCTTTAG
- a CDS encoding toxic anion resistance protein encodes MTLTPQAESAQLQTAAVTDVQNDLGLVDPGAVSLPEKTDPVLEKMADQFLQKVLSLNPEDPTQLDLKNQNIAAVENLGAQTQKQAALRSAMLKEPIRKLMAKGEDGGDVANALVELNVKVEELDPARFDFEPGWFARTLGFIPGMGTPLKRYFLQFESSQTVLDAIFRSLEQGADMLKRDNITLTEDQKHMRMLTEKLKKAIELGLLIDHKLSYALERDIPSDDAKYQFIQDELLFPIRQRIMDLQQQLAVAQQAVLSIELIIRNNKELIRGVSRATNVTANALNVAVVVAMALANQKIVLNKISAINKTTNKLIADTAAKLKTQGAAIHKDAASSKLDINTLKQAFSDIQAALSDISKFRQEALPQMANNILEMERMSGEADDLIQKMEQGNKAAPSISLDVDYLEFDK; translated from the coding sequence ATGACATTAACCCCGCAGGCGGAAAGCGCTCAGCTGCAGACTGCCGCCGTAACAGATGTTCAAAACGATTTGGGCCTGGTTGATCCGGGAGCGGTTTCCCTTCCTGAAAAAACAGATCCGGTCCTTGAAAAAATGGCAGACCAGTTTTTGCAAAAAGTACTCTCCCTGAATCCCGAAGATCCGACCCAGCTTGACCTTAAAAACCAGAATATCGCTGCCGTTGAAAATCTGGGTGCCCAGACCCAGAAACAGGCTGCCCTTAGAAGTGCCATGCTCAAGGAGCCCATAAGAAAACTCATGGCCAAAGGAGAAGATGGCGGTGACGTGGCCAACGCCCTGGTTGAATTGAATGTGAAGGTCGAAGAACTTGATCCTGCCCGTTTCGATTTTGAGCCGGGCTGGTTTGCCAGAACCCTGGGGTTTATTCCGGGCATGGGCACACCGTTGAAACGATATTTTCTTCAGTTTGAATCTTCCCAGACCGTGCTTGATGCGATTTTCAGGTCCCTGGAGCAGGGCGCGGACATGCTGAAACGGGACAACATCACCCTGACCGAAGACCAGAAACACATGAGGATGCTGACGGAAAAGCTTAAAAAAGCCATTGAACTGGGGCTTTTGATAGATCACAAGCTGAGCTATGCCCTGGAACGGGATATTCCATCGGACGACGCCAAATATCAGTTTATTCAGGATGAACTGCTGTTTCCCATCCGCCAGCGGATTATGGATTTGCAGCAGCAGCTTGCCGTGGCCCAGCAGGCCGTTCTATCCATTGAACTGATTATCCGCAACAATAAGGAATTGATCCGCGGCGTGTCCCGGGCCACAAACGTCACGGCAAATGCCTTGAACGTAGCTGTTGTTGTGGCCATGGCCCTTGCCAATCAGAAAATCGTCCTGAATAAGATTTCCGCCATCAACAAAACCACCAACAAACTTATTGCCGATACCGCAGCCAAGCTGAAGACCCAGGGGGCTGCCATACACAAAGATGCGGCAAGCAGCAAGCTGGATATCAATACGTTGAAACAGGCCTTTTCCGATATCCAGGCCGCTCTTTCCGATATTTCAAAATTCAGGCAGGAAGCCCTTCCCCAGATGGCAAATAATATTCTGGAGATGGAGCGTATGAGCGGTGAAGCCGACGATCTGATTCAAAAAATGGAACAGGGAAACAAGGCCGCTCCCAGTATTTCCCTGGATGTGGATTATTTGGAATTTGATAAATAA
- a CDS encoding phosphate ABC transporter substrate-binding/OmpA family protein yields the protein MNRKIIGALLLFIISLAAIFLIWFFLPVFTEKFQKTTSDATKTKGKIHIAMDNWIGYFPLRSPEMIALMRRSGWILVCEDDNADYAARMERLKNGDIDFAVATVDSFILNAYNLNFPGVIIGVIDESKGGDAILANKSKVESLVDLKGKTGIHVAFTPSSPSHHLAKAAADHFNVSELLPQGKLRIETDGSQAAREKLTSGKADIAILWEPDVSKALRHDGIVKLLGTEDTERLIVDILVVSRSFAKKNPDVVLHVMNNYFRALKTYKESPDLLKKHVKAETGLLDDEIESMLKGVTWVNFNENCEKWFGIAAPGTFADEGLVSTISSTAKILQHAKDFNELPIPDDDPYRLTNSSYLETLFQKGISGFTSPGAGSRPVEIDSLEAKFSALSAREWDQLKEVGTLKVDPIVFQQGADTLSLLSKQVIDQAVERLRHYPNFRVNIVGHTGTRGDRDENIKLSLNRARAVQRYLTLVYSIDKNRLRVTGMGGDAPLPQLAGESKRSYEYRLPRVELVLMREDF from the coding sequence TTGAACAGGAAAATCATTGGGGCTCTGCTGCTTTTTATCATCAGTCTGGCTGCTATTTTTCTGATATGGTTTTTTCTGCCGGTGTTCACGGAAAAGTTCCAGAAAACCACCAGTGATGCCACAAAAACAAAGGGAAAAATCCACATTGCAATGGATAACTGGATCGGGTATTTCCCTTTAAGATCTCCCGAGATGATTGCACTGATGCGACGTAGCGGGTGGATACTTGTCTGCGAAGATGACAATGCCGATTATGCCGCCCGGATGGAACGCCTCAAGAACGGGGATATTGATTTTGCGGTGGCAACGGTGGACTCTTTTATACTGAATGCATATAACCTCAACTTCCCCGGCGTTATCATCGGCGTAATTGACGAGTCAAAGGGGGGGGATGCGATACTTGCCAATAAATCTAAAGTGGAAAGTCTGGTTGACCTGAAAGGAAAGACCGGTATTCACGTGGCATTTACACCGTCCAGCCCCAGCCATCATCTGGCCAAGGCCGCTGCGGATCACTTTAATGTGTCCGAACTTCTTCCCCAGGGAAAACTGCGCATTGAAACGGACGGATCCCAGGCTGCCAGGGAAAAATTGACAAGTGGTAAAGCAGATATCGCGATTCTATGGGAACCGGATGTATCCAAGGCGTTGCGCCATGACGGCATTGTCAAGCTGCTGGGAACCGAAGACACGGAGCGGTTGATTGTCGATATCCTGGTGGTTAGCAGAAGCTTTGCAAAAAAGAATCCCGACGTGGTTCTCCATGTGATGAATAATTATTTCAGAGCTCTTAAAACCTATAAGGAGTCGCCTGATCTTTTGAAAAAGCATGTTAAAGCAGAAACCGGGCTTTTGGATGATGAGATAGAATCCATGCTTAAAGGGGTGACCTGGGTCAATTTTAATGAAAACTGCGAGAAGTGGTTCGGCATTGCCGCACCAGGCACATTTGCCGATGAGGGACTTGTCAGTACGATCTCTTCCACGGCAAAAATTCTACAGCATGCCAAAGATTTCAACGAACTGCCCATTCCGGATGATGATCCTTACCGGCTGACCAACAGCTCCTATCTGGAAACGCTGTTTCAAAAAGGGATCTCCGGTTTTACCTCCCCCGGGGCTGGCAGTCGGCCCGTTGAAATTGACTCGTTAGAGGCAAAATTTTCAGCGCTAAGTGCCCGGGAATGGGATCAATTGAAAGAGGTCGGCACCTTAAAAGTCGATCCCATTGTTTTTCAGCAGGGTGCTGATACGTTAAGCCTTCTGTCAAAACAGGTGATTGACCAGGCTGTGGAACGTTTGCGCCACTATCCCAATTTCCGGGTTAACATTGTCGGACATACCGGGACCAGAGGGGACCGGGATGAAAACATCAAGCTGTCCCTGAACCGGGCCCGGGCTGTACAACGATATCTGACGCTTGTATACAGTATCGACAAGAACCGTCTTCGGGTTACGGGCATGGGCGGGGATGCCCCGTTGCCGCAACTTGCCGGGGAATCCAAACGATCTTACGAATACCGTCTTCCCCGGGTTGAGCTGGTGCTTATGCGTGAAGATTTTTAA